In Oxobacter pfennigii, the DNA window ATCATCCGCCCTTACAAAAGGCTTGAAAATGTTTTCAGATACATTAGAAGGAATACCGATTCCATCATCTTCAAAAACTATGGTAATTTCTTCTGACCCCTTGGATAAGCTTACAGAAACTACAGTTCCTTCAGGATTATACCGGATGGCATTATCCGAAAGGTTATGAAAAACACGGCTCATCTGCACCGTATCCACCATTGCATAGCAAGCTTCATCGGGAATATCAAAGGCATAATTAAATCCTGCCTGCTCAAAGTAAGGCAAAAGCTCGCCTAATGTCTGACGGAGGTACTCGCATATGTCAGTCCTGACAGGTTTAATAGAAAATTGGGGGCTTTCAAGCCTTGACAGCTCAAACAGCTCCATGAGAAGCTTGTTTACTCTCTGGCTATTGTTATGAATAATTTTCAGATAATCGCCCTGCTCCTTTAATGTGAGGTTCTTATTTTCCATGCAAAGCTCGGCATAGCCTGAAATGCTTGCCAGAGGATTTTTAAGGTCGTGGGAAATATCCAAAATCAGTTTCCGCCGGTCCTCCTCGGACTGTTTCCTTAAGGCCATCTCCCGCCCGATTCTTTCCGCCATGTCGTTAAAGGTATCCTGCAGCTCGGCAAATTCGTTTTTAAGGCGCAGGTCAATTCTGGCGGAATAATCCCCTTCCTTAAGGAGTCTTGTGCCTTCAATGAGCTTTCGCAGCGGCTTTGTGATTTGCACCGCAGTCACTCTGGAGTAAACAGCGGCAAAAACGGCAAGTAAAAAAAGATAGAACAGGAAGACGAGAGTAAAAGCAGCCGCCACATTTTTCATGTCCTTAGACACAGCTTCCCGGTTATATACAATGGAAAAGTCCAGCCTTATTGACGTGGGAAAGGTTACAACCAGCCAGAATTCTCCCTTAGGATTAAAGGCTATATCGTAATTATAAGGTATGCCCTTGCTCTTGCTGTTTGTTAAAAAGTCCGTGAACTCAGCGGCTGTAAGCTGCTGTTTTTTAATGGTGTCCATGCCTTGGGAATATACCACCCGGTACTCTTTATCAATAATCTGTATCCCTCCACTGTTTTGAATAACGGGTGATGCGTCTATTTTAGCGTAGTCGTACTGCATAATGGAGTTTGCTGTGTATATGTTTTTTACAAGGGTTTTTGAAATGATATTATCTGCAAAGTTAAGAATAAGGAAAGCAAAAACAGCAGCAAGAAGTGATAATAGAAATACCATCAAATAATTCATAAAAAACTCATTGGACAGCCTTCTTCTCATCTTGTTTCACCTGTATGAAATTTATAGCCAATCCCCCGGATTGTTTTTATGTACTCCGGCTCCTGTGGGTTTATCTCGATTTTATTTCGTATATGGCTGATATGTACCATTATGGTATTATCATCATAATAAAGGTCTTCGTCCCATACCGCATGGTAAAGCTGTTTTTTTGTGAAAACCCTTTCGGGGTTCTCCGCCATATACAGAAGCAGCTTGTATTCCTTGGCGTTTAACCCTATGGGATTGCCGTCCTTATAGACACAGCAGCCCTCCTTATCAATACGCAGCCTTCCATATTCTATTACATTGTTCTCCTGCTGTTTTGAAAGAGTATATTCATTACTTCTTCTCAGCTGTGCTGCCACCCGTGCAATAAGCTCTTTCATGGAAAAGGGCTTTACCAGATAGTCGTCCGCACCCATTCCCAGCCCCAGGAGCTTGTCCATATCATCGGCTCTTGCCGTCAGGAAGATGACGGGAATGGTGCTTTTTTCACGGATTTTTCTCAATAGGTTAAAGCCATCCAGCATGGGCATCATTACATCGAGAATAGCCAGATTTACTTCCTGAGCCTTTATGATATCCCATGCATCAAGGCCATTTTCAGCAGCAAAAACCGTATAATCATTTTCTTCAAGGTTTACTTTTAGCAGGTTTCTGATATCCGCTTCATCTTCCGCTACGAGGATATTCATCTATGCACGCCTCCCATTCATATTTTTGATATAACAGTACAGAGTATTGTCAAGCTGTTTGTTATAGCTGATACAGGCTATCCAGGTAATCCTTCATATAATATTTGATATCACTTCTTCCCCGCAGGATAACGGTGTGTCCTTCTGCCTCCAGCTTTTCCTTTTGTGCCTCAATACCGCCGGGATACTTGGGATTCAATTCGCCATCCGACTTAAGGGTCCTCCAGTATGGCGTTTTGTCGTCGCTCTTTTGCTCGCTTGCCCATGCGACAATAGAAATAAAAATTCCTGCGGTGATTGGATCTGTAAAATCCGCATTGTTTACTTTCGCGAAGTAATCCCTGATATATCCTACTGTTATTACCTTTCCCCATGGTACTTTTTTCATTACCCGATCGTAATCAGCAGGCGGGGCAAAATACATCCTATTCCCGCCATATTTCTCAATGCTTTTTTCATCGGCAATAATTTGCACTTTGGGCATATCCTTATTATTGTTCAGCATGGCATTAAAATCCTTGTTTTGTTTATTTGCCATAACAATGCACCTCCCATGAGTAAAGAATAAAGTATCCTATTCTTTTATGCAATGAGACAGTTTATATTTTTTATATACTCCGATTTATTAGATGTCCATGTAAAGATTAATAAAAAAAAGAAAGCGGGGTACCTTTGCGTGCCCCCTTCTATGCATCTATTTATTTCTAGCTCTCTTAGGGCTTACCCCCTACCAGTTCACATAGAAACTTATTTTGAAATTATTTAACTGAGATAACAACTTCCACCCTGTTTCATAAGAGTCTTGTATTATAAAGTCAAGCTCATCTATAATTACATTGGCAGCAATATCAAACTTAGAATACAATAATCCTGTATCCACCATATATATTTTAAAGGATGCATTATCTGCATATGCTGATAATGGCATTTTGCCTTCTGCTACCTTCAGTCATTCATAAATAATTCCCACCGCCTTCATCCAATCAATAGGGGAGTTCATACCTATATACTCTTGCCCAGGTTTTTATAAGCTTATACTGGAGCTTTCTGTTTTCTTTGGCAAGCTGACCGGGTATACTGCTCCATGCTACCATTCTATATTCTCCGGATGCTCAACCTCCTGTAATCTGATTGCTCCCGGTTCGCAATTATATTCTT includes these proteins:
- a CDS encoding HAMP domain-containing sensor histidine kinase, with translation MRRRLSNEFFMNYLMVFLLSLLAAVFAFLILNFADNIISKTLVKNIYTANSIMQYDYAKIDASPVIQNSGGIQIIDKEYRVVYSQGMDTIKKQQLTAAEFTDFLTNSKSKGIPYNYDIAFNPKGEFWLVVTFPTSIRLDFSIVYNREAVSKDMKNVAAAFTLVFLFYLFLLAVFAAVYSRVTAVQITKPLRKLIEGTRLLKEGDYSARIDLRLKNEFAELQDTFNDMAERIGREMALRKQSEEDRRKLILDISHDLKNPLASISGYAELCMENKNLTLKEQGDYLKIIHNNSQRVNKLLMELFELSRLESPQFSIKPVRTDICEYLRQTLGELLPYFEQAGFNYAFDIPDEACYAMVDTVQMSRVFHNLSDNAIRYNPEGTVVSVSLSKGSEEITIVFEDDGIGIPSNVSENIFKPFVRADDSRNSKTGGTGLGLSIAQKIVEAHGGSLTLRPDTKGCSFKITIAAI
- a CDS encoding response regulator transcription factor, encoding MNILVAEDEADIRNLLKVNLEENDYTVFAAENGLDAWDIIKAQEVNLAILDVMMPMLDGFNLLRKIREKSTIPVIFLTARADDMDKLLGLGMGADDYLVKPFSMKELIARVAAQLRRSNEYTLSKQQENNVIEYGRLRIDKEGCCVYKDGNPIGLNAKEYKLLLYMAENPERVFTKKQLYHAVWDEDLYYDDNTIMVHISHIRNKIEINPQEPEYIKTIRGIGYKFHTGETR
- a CDS encoding MGMT family protein, which translates into the protein MANKQNKDFNAMLNNNKDMPKVQIIADEKSIEKYGGNRMYFAPPADYDRVMKKVPWGKVITVGYIRDYFAKVNNADFTDPITAGIFISIVAWASEQKSDDKTPYWRTLKSDGELNPKYPGGIEAQKEKLEAEGHTVILRGRSDIKYYMKDYLDSLYQL